The following are encoded in a window of Haemorhous mexicanus isolate bHaeMex1 chromosome 7, bHaeMex1.pri, whole genome shotgun sequence genomic DNA:
- the CALHM3 gene encoding calcium homeostasis modulator protein 3 gives MDRFRMIFHYFQSNSESVMNGICGLLALASVKMYTSLDFSCPCLPQYNMAYGLGIMFVPPIILFLCGLILNRQSLVMLEEWRRPLGHRKKDQAVIRYMCSSIMQRAMVAPVVWIIVTLLDGKCLICAFSGSMDPQKFVGFANVSTEQVQQLLAKVPCKDDELMRNNTSRKAVSRYLRCWSQALGWSILLILIIAAFLARWLRPCFSQATLLQARHWSNYIDIEQKIFEDTCCEHSRLFAHKCILHFFESMQQEIKLHSFSLPREGEGAEGGEGLLQGITDHDQVNKLLKTWYYEKPPLDVSQAHQRHPLVRDRSPLPRAENASSHSKFPQHTSV, from the exons ATGGACCGTTTCCGGATGATCTTCCACTACTTCCAATCCAACTCGGAGTCTGTAATGAACGGGATCTGTGGGCTCTTGGCCCTGGCAAGTGTAAAGATGTACACCAGCTTGGACTTcagctgcccctgcctgccccagtaCAACATGGCATATGGCTTGGGGATCATGTTCGTGCCCCCCATCATCCTCTTCCTGTGTGGCCTCATCCTCAACAGGCAGTCCCTGGTGATGCTGGAGGAGTGGAGGCGACCACTGGGGCACAGGAAGAAGGACCAAGCTGTCATCAG gtaCATGTGTTCCTCCATCATGCAGCGAGCCATGGTTGCCCCTGTTGTCTGGATCATAGTCACCCTCCTGGATGGCAAATGCCTGATCTGTGCTTTCAGTGGCTCCATGGATCCCCAGAAGTTTGTGGGCTTTGCCAatgtgagcacagagcaggtgcagcagctgctggccaaggtGCCCTGCAAGGATGACGAGCTCATGAGGAACAACACGTCCCGCAAGGCAGTGTccaggtacctgcgctgctgGTCCCAG GCACTTGGCTGGAGCATTTTGTTGATCCTGATCATAGCAGCTTTCCTTGCCCGCTGGCTCAGACCTTGCTTCAGCCAGGCCACCCTCCTGCAGGCACGTCACTGGAGCAACTACATTGACATTGAGCAAAAGATTTTTGAGGACAcctgctgtgagcacagccGGCTCTTTGCTCACAAATGCATCCTCCACTTCTTCGAAAGCATGCAGCAAGAGATCAAACTGCACAGCTTCAGCTTGCCtagggagggagagggggctGAAGGAGGGGAAGGTCTTCTCCAGGGTATCACAGATCATGACCAGGTGAACAAACTTCTGAAAACGTGGTACTATGAGAAACCTCCCCTGGATGTCAGCCAGGCACACCAGAGGCATCCCCTGGTACGAGACAgatcccctctgcccagggcagaaaATGCCAGCAGCCACTCCAAATTCCCCCAGCACACCAGTGTGTAA
- the CALHM1 gene encoding calcium homeostasis modulator protein 1, translating into MDKFRMIFQFFQSNQESFMNGICGIMALASTQMYSAFDFNCPCLPQYNLAYGLGILLVPPFILFLLGFVLNNNISMLAEEWRRPRGRRGKDPAVLRYMFCSMAQRAMIAPVVWLSVTLLDGKCITCAFCTSVPVETLGNASHPRLSQGEVQRILARIPCKEIYNGQQLIANEVAIRYLRCISQALGWCFVLLMTTLAFLVRSLRPCFSQAAFLKSRYWSHYIDIERKLFDETCAEHARSFAKVCIQQFFEGMSTDLVATRCHLPRKAPADAGEAAEKLLGITDQGTMNMALKSWHRCKPPLHLHPPAQPTGNGWEGEGQPPMHPSAPRKETAAYYSWV; encoded by the exons ATGGACAAGTTTCGGATGATCTTCCAGTTTTTCCAGTCCAACCAGGAGTCCTTCATGAATGGCATCTGTGGGATCATGGCCCTTGCCAGCACCCAGATGTACTCAGCCTTTGATTTCAACTGCCCCTGCCTGCCACAGTACAACCTGGCCTACGGGCTGGGCATCCTCCTGGTGCCCCCCTTCATCTTGTTCCTGCTGGGTTTTGTGCTGAACAACAACATCTCCATGCTGGCAGAGGAgtggcggcggccgcggggccggcgggggaAGGACCCGGCTGTGCTGCGCTACATGTTCTGCTCCATGGCACAGCGGGCCATGATCGCCCCCGTGGTGTGGCTGTCGGTGACACTGCTGGACGGCAAGTGCATCACCTGTGCCTTCTGCACCTCGGTGCCCGTGGAGACCCTGGGCAATGCCAGCCACCCCCGCCTCTCCCAGGGGGAGGTACAGCGGATCCTCGCCCGAATCCCCTGCAAGGAGATCTACAATGGGCAGCAGCTCATTGCCAACGAAGTGGCCATCAGGTACCTGCGCTGCATCTCACAG gctctgggctggtgctttgtgctgctgatgACCACTCTGGCTTTCTTGGTCAGATCGCTTCGGCCCTGCTTCAGCCAGGCTGCCTTCCTGAAGAGCAGATACTGGTCCCACTACATCGACATCGAGCGCAAGCTGTTCGATGAGACGTGTGCAGAGCACGCCAGGAGCTTTGCCAAGGTCTGCATCCAGCAGTTCTTTGAGGGCATGAGCACAGACCTGGTGGCCACTCGCTGCcacctgcccaggaaagccccTGCTGACGCAGGGGAAGCTGCCGAGAAGCTCCTGGGCATCACCGACCAGGGCACCATGAACATGGCCCTGAAGAGCTGGCACAGGTGCAAGCCCCCACTGCACCTCCACCCACCTGCCCAACCCACTGGAAatggctgggaaggagaagggcagcccCCCATGCATCCCTCTGCCCCCCGAAAAGAGACAGCTGCCTACTACAGCTGGGTGTGA